The Anas platyrhynchos isolate ZD024472 breed Pekin duck chromosome 32, IASCAAS_PekinDuck_T2T, whole genome shotgun sequence genomic sequence TATAGGtacctgcccatatcctccctcaatccctgccactcctaactctcctgcctctggacAGACCTCTGGATGGCATTCTTAAATAATTGTCTGACattaaacaaaagctgaaacacaTTAACGAGACATAACAATAGGAACTTGCTGGTTTGACCATCCCAAGGATACTCAAAGCTTTGCAGAGCTATTGGGAGTACCCTGGAAGAGAAGGGGGagatgaaggagaaagggagagttaGCAAGTGGGGAAAACCGTCCCCCTCTTGTCCTCTCCATGTCCCTGTCTACCAGTTCTGGGGGCTGAGTATCAGGAGAACAACTGGTGCTGCTGCTAAAGACTTAgggaaagaaagcattaaatacctcagcctttacctcatctcttgtcactatGTTTGCCCCACCTacaataaaggatgaagattttCCTTAATCCTCctttaaagtatttctataaAGAGTTTTGATTGTCTTTGACAGTAATAGATGGATTGAGCTCCAGCTGGCCATTGACATTTCTAATTTTGCCCTGCACAGCATCATAACATTTTGGACACAGCTCTGGACAAAATGGCAGCATGCATGacaagaaagcacagaaaaggtggaacctGGCAGCCTGCAATCCCTTACCCTTCTGAGACTCTGTGTTGCAATTCCATTCAGCTGGTTACTCCTGTATTATCCAAACTTGCCTGCAACTCCTGATGCTGCTCTCTTGTCAGAGATAGCACAATCATGCGAAGATTGAACCGTCTGCCTGCAGACATTaacagctgacagaatggagcgTCAGTGTGGGGGAGCCTTGAGAAACTGCATGAATATGCCTACAGAAATCTCCTgacatttacaaggagaagagTCTAgtcctgcaccagaggaagaggagctccacacatcagggcagattgggaccctgctgagtgagcagtgcccaggaggaagaggagggcctgggcacctcCATGGATGCCATACGAccagtggtgcctgctcaccaCAACCCAGGCCAgattcctacagagctgccttacgaGGAGCACGGCCACCAAGAAAATCTCAATTACCAGACTCATCTCAGATCTGGTGAGACACCGCATGGAAGAGGGtctacagccagcagggaaagaggtgcaggtgTAAGAGTCCTAAGGACTGCATGGGGTGGAGAGGAACAAGGGCTGTAGCAAAGCTGAAAGTCCAAAGAGGACCAAGTTCTTTGTgtccatggctatggctgttgtcagtgtcactgaggcctatgaggagacagctTATCGGTAAAGTGccagggcctcattgcctcctcacacccagccatgaaccaggcagaGGTCGTACCACTGTCCTGCACTTGGcaatgcacatccccatctcctactgtcCCGGAAAGAGCTCTGAGCAATGTGTAAAgagaaaggatctcccttcccagaggcCAGGGATCAAGGGTCAGCCTTTGTGCTTGGTGAAACATATCCTGTTTTTCCAAAGATCAGTGTCAaattcacattgcctttgtctccttggcCTCGTCGCCTCCAATGTTtggctctaacgagctccaagggaggctatGACAGTGCTGGCCCCTGGGGAGAAACTCCAGAAAACTTGCATCTGACTTGGACTTCTTGAGAGTGTTCTTCACTTTCCactcagtgcctgaggttcatgaGCTCATCACCAAAGCCACCAGAGGGGTGATTCCAATGCCTTGGGCTGGGGCCCCgttgctgagctgggccaggctcctgggacagagagagctcctggaaagagggccctggtgcagagagacagctctgcccaggagcagctcctctgcacagagcagcagggctggggctctcACCACAGGTGGCACGGGGAgaggacagaaggagagaggggctgaaggcagttgggagtgggagaATGCTGAGAgctgactgcaggagaaatctccgcaaggtaagtctctggcttcAGGGCCATGAGGCTGCAGGTCATGGAAGGGTctcctgctgggtcttgtttctaggagggcagtgggcaatgcagtaggctttgagagtcctgctgggttTTACTGCAAGgggaggaagtctggcagaagcccctcgGAGTGCCCTAAGCCAGGTGCCCCCAGTCAGCCCAGAACACCCTGCCCTGGCTGGCCATGCAGAGCTCAGATGAGGAGAAGCCCCCAGGCTCCTTCTGGCTGAGAGCTTCTCCTGGAGACAAGGTGAGGATTTGGTCCAGCTGCActcggactggggcttctctgctctaagctgtctccagtttcttctcaGGAAAACACCCGAGTGGGATTGTGCTGCAGCTCGCAGAGGGGTAATACAGGGCAGCTGAGAGCAGGAATGGTTGGCAGGtctgctctgctcagtcttCACCAGGGCACAGTCCTGGCACACACAGGGTTTCACTAAGAGTGTACATGACCTGTCAGGGCATTCAACTGTCTCATACATCTCCTAAGCATTATAAGGGCAACTCAAACCAATAAAAtatctgcagctctgctcatcaTTCAGATGAGGTGTTTGCAACAGCACTGCAAAGCTCATGTCTTATTTGTGGACTGAACATGAGTTTCCCTTACTCTCCTCTTTCATTCcagtttttctcatttaattctgctttctttctcttttttttttttttcttttttttttccttctcttcaacAGACAACTGggtcagcaaatgcccaacatcagctctttgagcgagttcctcctgctggcatttgcagacacacgcgagctgcagctcctgcactttgggctcttcctgggcatctacctggctgcccttctgggcaatggcctcatcctcacagccgtagcctgcgaccatcacctccacacccccatgtacttcttccttctcaacctcgccctccttgacctgagctgcatctccaccactcttcccaaagccatggccaattctctctgggacaccagggccatctcctatgaaggatgtgctgcacaggtcttgctttttcctttctttctcacagCAGAGTATTCCATGCTTACTGTCATGGTCTacgaccgctacattgccatctgcaaacccctgcactacgggagcttcctgggcagcagagcttgtgcccagatggcagcagctgcctggggcagtggctttctcaatgctgtcctgcacacggtcaataccttttccctgcccctctgccaaggcaatgttGTGGACCAATTCTTCTGTGAagtcccccagatcctcaagctctcctgcacagatgcctacctcagagaagttggggCTCTTgcgtttagtttttctttagcatttgggtgttttgctttcattgtggtgtcctatgtgcagatcttcagggctgtgcttaggatgccctctgagcaaggccgacacaaagccttttccatgtgcctccctcacctggccgtggtctccctctttGTCAGCACAGCCTTTTTTGCCTACCTAAAGCCaccctccatctcttccccatccctggaccttgTGGTGTCACTTCTATACTCGCAggtacctccagcagtgaaccccctcatctacagcatgaggaaccaggagctcaaggatgcagtGAGAAAACTGTTTCTATATGTGCTTCTCAAGCATAAGTACTGATACCATAATTGTGATTCATATcataacatttttctcattagCAACATTACCATAATATAACCATTAATAATAACCCTGTCAACATGTTTGAGAAACTGAGGTGCCAATTTTCATATCATTTTgtgcattattattttcataaatgttgATATTGTTTTAAATGGTcttattatttatatgtatactTCCTCAGAATTAATTTGACTAAATCTTCTAATTTACCTGTAAAACTAGGTTTCCAGTGTAcataaagacaataaagaatCCATCAGAAATTCATCGATCTCATCTGCCGTCTCTTGGCATCAGCTCTGGAGCTggtggagcagccccagcacacaggaaGGGCTCatggccaagagcccagctgccacacggaggagcagcccctcactgcccactgggctctgcctccctggcttggggctgctgcttctctggagccatggccatggccagcagcaggacatggCCTTTTCACTGTTGCTCTCTTTTGTCTTCCATATTGTTCCTCTGTGCTCTTGCATTTCTCTTAGCCCTCAGATCTCATGTATCttggtgacagtcctgttgtctctgcagtggcatccctgtggctgcaggcagcagcaggcaacGTGCAGCCCTGGGTCACAGCTAGCCTCCCTGCTAGCACCACAGTAACAATAGGGGCTGCTCAGGGCAAACCCAGAAGCCTGGACACCTCTTCCAAAGCTGCTGTAAGACATCCAGCCATGGAGTTACTCcctgattttctgttttctgggatTTTTCCTGGAGTGAAGGACACAGGCTGAAAGTCCCATCATGATTTGTGAGGAACCAAGGGCTGGACCAAGAGCTCCCTTTGTGGTGGCACATGCCCAAGCAGACAACAACTGGTCTTGGACTCATCTACATTGGAATGGGTCCCTGCAGTGGGGCAGATAGCCAGTGCCTAcctggagaggaatctggagctgccagaTGGGGCAACCCAGGGAAAATGTGCTTATTGGATAGTGATTAGAACCTCATAAAAGGAGTGACCAAGAAGAgtctgggaaaggaaaaggaaaatgttaggTGTCCAGGGGCTAAGGAAGACTCTGCAATTCCTGCTGAGGTGGTGAAGAGCCAGTAGGTGAAGGCCCATAAGAGTAATTGAGGACACCCTCCTTGAAGCCTCATGGGCCAGGTCTGGTAGAGCACTCACCTGCCCTTTGTGCCCTTAGAGACATCCCATGGCCCTACCAAGCATGGCCCTATAGTTCTGAGCCATCAGGGCAGGTGgaaaggggctcagcagcagagatcccCATGGAGTTGGGTCTGATGACCACCTGGAGCAGAATGGGTGTGGCGGAGTCCTCCAGGGGaccctgggcaccacagccccctggaTCTGCAGAGCAGAATCGCCAGCTCAGGACCTTCCATTTCCTGAGCCATGGCTGGTCCCAGCCtgagggctgctggggaggcccAGAGCCacctttgtcccagcagctgtggtggcCATGCCCAGAGCCCTACAGCACGCTGCAGTGGGAACTGCCCTGGGGCTAGCCCATACTGGGCTGATGGGCTGGGCTACTGCGGTGGGCTGGGaagagggcagggtggtggggggaGGTGGGCAGAGGCTAGGCTGCGATaggcagtgcccggcagagggcaacagcagcatcagggaGGGTGGGAGCATGCAggggagggctcccagcagggcttggtgctgcagagccagggatGTGTgaagggagcccagagctgcaggggagaggaggccgCTCTGGGCCTTTGCtggcctgggcagagcaggaaggggGCCCAGGGCATTCGTCCCCTCACCATGGCCTGCCAGAACCTGCAAGGTGGTCATGGAGCGTCCAGGGCCAGGCTCTGCACTGTGGCagtgagccctgcctgtcctccTCCTGACACACTCCGTGCGGTGGCTGTAGCAGAGGAGACCCCCTAGCCAGTCCCTGCATGAGCCTCTGCCCCCCGTTTTGCCCCAGCCCTCTCCAGcaccctccttgctgctctctgatgcaCACCAGGACTTCCCAGTGCATGCCAGCCAGCACATATGCTGAGGGCCAgtgcggctgctgcagggcaggaagCTCAGCATGGCACATGCAGCCACCTGGGCCTGGGCCTGCCTCTCCCCTTAGCCTCAGCcccggccttgtctctgctggcaggagctcTCTTGGCATGCacttcctggcctcccctcacttgcgcacagctgctgcccactcaggctgctggcacaaacgtgtcctcacaagcagcagcaccccttgggctgcttctcctggcctcccccatcccactgccttgactccttgtctctgctgggccccCTCATTGACACGCAAATGTGTCCCTTGGTTGTTGGCTCCATCTGCCCTGCCCCACAGGATGGTATATATGGGGTGAGACATGTTACTGTTACATGTGGAAGTGTTTTTGTAATTCTAATTTGTGATGGCACAAAACCACAGTTCTTTCACCAGTGATCTACATCCTTCTTCAGGTGAATTTTCTGGATCTATATTCATCACAGGAGGAGAAATACTGATGGTTATGAGCACTTGCATTTCATTGCTTTCTCCATCATGGTGtactccctcatcttccaggcacTTCCATCCATCTTGAATAAACAATCCTTGTTGAATGTCCCCTTTCCAGATGCCTGTCTGGACCTATGAACTTCCCATGGTTCTactgcttcttcctccccttACTCTTTGATCATTCAGACCACTCTGACTGACCCAGTTTCTGCTTTGAGCTTCATTGCGTTCAAGCTTGCCGATTGATTAGCAGTCAtcctaattgtttctgtagcaagctcctcGTCATTTATCATTGAATTAAGATCATATGGAATAATACTAATCTTAATACCTATAATTTCTTGTCAATCAacataaaatacttaatttacaGTCATCCTTTTGTGAGGATAAACCAGTGAGGTAAATCTGACTGGAGACATacaagatgaggagcttgctttgctgtttggaaaattgctgcatgtttccttgttgtttattttaaaataaggaaaaacccttctgtgcctgtgtgcagccaggtctctaaggaaagcaggtgggagctggtgcaagGGGGCTGtaacatccagctgcagacttcagtaCAGAAGTGTGGTgcaaggaaaagtgatgcaagcaCCAGGTGGCCAATGAGGGAAATGTCAGGGTTGaggtggtgaggagcaaggttgtcTGTACATTGTCAGACCTCAAAAGGCTGCTTTCCCTCCCTATGGATGTCTCTATAGATTAAGCGCTGGATTAATATCAATTGaagaaagatgctcaaaactgaaatgcaataaaattcaccctttaaaatgagaggagacatttattaggtgctttttgaaatcttcctccttaactacactatgaaagctctccaattagttctccaagtcttgaagacttgaataaaactatggaagacatatgtttgcttaggagtttctgcattttaatgagttccatggtggattttggtgctcaGTCCGTGAATGTCAGatactgagaggagaatgatgcaattgcttgagcaagtaaagtcagaaggaaaagttgaagtgacttggagtattaatgggccccactgagggctgttatgaagagattctcctcagggacttgttagggcagataattggacGCCATGATTACAgataggcaaagcactgtgctgagaaaagtcttggtttgCTGTGCTGAAGTTAAAGGGCCAGGTCCTGACTCCAGCCACTAGAAGGGAATGTCCTGCACTCccatgtgattctgtgattctgtaatagaGGAAAGGTAATGGAAAGGGGTTATGGACTAATCTTGGCCTCAAGGGATATTGCGGTAAAAAATTGGAGCGGTGGATTCCTGGCAGGGTATGGAGTGGCATTTAGATTTAGGTATTGATGCAACAGGTTAAAACAGGGTAAGGCCCTTACATGACTGCTTTAAGTCAGCTTTATGGTGGGATCAACATTACCTGAATATTCTTACCTCTTCAAAATAGTTAGCTTCTGCTGTCCAAGctcctctttcctcccccagatctcacatctctcctggccaggctcctcctgccttccccttaaagaagtttttcccaatatccaacctaaacctcctctggtgcaaccTTAGCCTATTCCCCTTTCTCCTATAAAAGgacacgtgggagaacagaccaacccccacctcactgcagcctcctttaaggtacctgtagagagcaataaggtcacccctgagcctcctcttctccaggctgaacaagcccagctccctcagccgctcctcgtaggacttgttctccaggcccctcaccagcttttttgcccttctctggactcatttGAGAACCTCgctgtccttcttgtagtgagggacccaaaactgaacacagtactcgaggtgcgtcctcaccagagccgagtacagggggacgatcacttccctagccctgctggccacactgcttcttatacaagccaggatgctgttggccttcttggctacctgagcacactgctggctcatattcagccgactatccaccaatactcccaggtccttctctgcctggcagctttccaaccactcatctcccagcctgtagctctgcttggggttattgcgccccaggtgcaagACCTGGCACATGGCCTTGTTGAACATCATACAGCTGGCCTTAGCCCATgcgtccagcctatccagatactcctgcagagccttccaagtgctgcatgatgacactcaagataacctgttccatgagcttccctggtactgaagTCAAACTAACAGGCCCATCGTTTCCTGGGTCCACCCTCCAACCCTcattgtagatgggtgtcacatttgctagccaccagttgACAGGGACCTCCCTGggtagccaggactgttgataaatgatggaaatgaTTGGTCAGCtcttccaccagttctctcagtgtCCTCatgtggatcccatccagccccactGACTTGTgtacatctaagtgctgtagcaggtctcCAACCATGTCCTCATGGATTATGAgcgccacattctgctccccatccccttccaccagatcAGGGGGATGAGtacccagagaacaactggtcttgccactaaagactgaggcaaagaaggcattaagcacctcagtcttttcctcatctcttgtcactaagtttccccccacatccagtaaaggatggagattctccttagtcctcctttttgtgtttctgtatttataaaaacgttttctgttatctttaacagcagtagccagagtgagctccagatgagctttggcctttctaattttgttcctGCACATCCTCATAAGATCCTTATTGTCCTCCTGAgcggcctgccctcttttccaaaggtcctaaaccctctttttcttcctaagctGTAGCCACAACTTTCTGTTCATCTCTCTGTTCTTCCATACTGGCTGgactttgggcacatggggatggACAGCTCCTGAGCCttgaagatttccttcttgaggagtgctcagcctttctggactcctctgcccttcagaactacCTCCCaaggactctgccaaccagtgtcctgaacagcttgAAGTCTGCTTGTAGAATGCCTCATCtctctcctcatcctggtttggcggtcAATAAGATATCCCCACCAGGATgcctgccttgttggccttcccgctgaccctgacccatagggactcaataATATCATTCACAGACTGAAGTTCTGCAACATCCAAACACTccctaatatagagagccacaccaccaccccttctgttctgtctgtctcttctgaagagcccataaccagtcattgcagcactccagtcatgggagttGTCCCACCAAGTTGCAGTGATGGCAACCAGGTCACAgcatgccttttatttcttttacttatTCGCTATTGAGCAATGGCTACAGTTATATTATATTGTACATGCAATAATAAAATCTCTGTTTATGGCCCAGAGGAATTAGGCATGTCAAATGTCACTCAGATGTCACTCTGCCATCTCCAATATCACCTGGTGTCTGCATCTGAACAGCTCCCTCTTGGTCTCTTTCTCTATTCAAAATGCTGAGAGCTGAGACAAGCAGCTTACATAGAGCTGCCTGGTTTGTGCCCAATGAACCAAGGTAAGAGGAATCCCAACTCCTGTGGGATACTGTGAGGCATGGGAGAGGCAGCTAAGCCCCCTCCTAGCCTCTGAACTGCAAACAAAATATGGGATGCCTGGTTTGACTCAGCTGAAACCCTTCCCTCAGCAGGGGGAGGGAGATCCTTGGGTGGGTGTTCTGCCTAAAACCAGGACATGGAAAGCTGATCCTTGGTCATCATACCTCTTCTGAAATGAGGAAGGAAAGTGGTCCCTTTGCAGTGGAGGGAAGGAACATAAATGATTACTTCGGTGTGATTCAAATTTGATTCccctggaggcccagggacttgtcaagaTCCCCCCTTGTTGATGAGCTGGGCCAGgttcctgggcccaaggggagctcctggcaagcgggcagcg encodes the following:
- the LOC119714658 gene encoding olfactory receptor 14C36-like, encoding MPNISSLSEFLLLAFADTRELQLLHFGLFLGIYLAALLGNGLILTAVACDHHLHTPMYFFLLNLALLDLSCISTTLPKAMANSLWDTRAISYEGCAAQVLLFPFFLTAEYSMLTVMVYDRYIAICKPLHYGSFLGSRACAQMAAAAWGSGFLNAVLHTVNTFSLPLCQGNVVDQFFCEVPQILKLSCTDAYLREVGALAFSFSLAFGCFAFIVVSYVQIFRAVLRMPSEQGRHKAFSMCLPHLAVVSLFVSTAFFAYLKPPSISSPSLDLVVSLLYSQVPPAVNPLIYSMRNQELKDAVRKLFLYVLLKHKY